GGCAGACAGCCAGAAAGTGGAAAGAGAGAAACTGCTATGGGGAGACGGAGCCCAGCATCCCCCATGTTTCTGGGTGCTGGGCCAGCCAACACAGGGGCTGTGGCGCAGGAGCCACATCAGCCAAAAGGAGCCCAAAGGGCGTGAAGGAAAACTATCCCGAGAGACGCATCAAAAGAGCTCCTGCGCCAGGATCCTGATGTAtgagacttcttcttcttttttctttctatcgtTTCTCTCACTCGGCTCCTAGTCCTCGGGGAACGTTTCAAATATACAAGAACAGAAACTGTACAGACTTTAGGAGCCGCACACAAGTTAAGTATATATGGTTTTGAAGGGGTGAATATGTATATACAGGAGGAGCAgtcaaaaaagaggaaatccaattttaaaattatgggTGGAtgtgtgggtggtggtggtgggggggggggggctattaAAATGAGAAATTTCCTACGCGGCTCCTATAGAAGGGTGGAGGGGGAGAGATAGGAGATTAAACTGCACGTACTTTATATCATGGGCTTTAGAATTATAAATGACCTCCTATTGAACGCGTAATGAACGATATAATGCCTATAGCTCTTTAGATCCGGTTGATTTATTTCCACAATAGAACACATCGAGCTCTATTTAGATTGAttcgattttaaatttttacgagGCCTATATCTATATAAAATTCTATGCCATTTTTTGTTGGATataagaacattttttttttcttttgctggcCGATGGCGGGGCCCAATCGGCTTATAAATTCTCCGTGTCGCATCAGGAGCCTGCGAGACATCGGCTCTGCAAACGGGAGGATCGACTGATGGGCTGTTTTGCATGATCCGCAGCgtcgatattattattatgacgaTATcacaagaggaagaagaagaagagatcctctttttaaaaaaaatttattgtttgATTCCCCGTCGAGATATTATGCAGATATTTTCTACACAGTGAGAAAAGCACCGCGTGAAAATCGACAGACTTTCTTAAGCAAAAGTCGAAAGAAGATTTTTCCGATGTCtgacttgaatttaaatcaaatttgattcattCGTGTTTGTATGCgagtcaatttaaaaaaaggttgacAAGTCTACGACGGTGGTTATTGCGTGTTATTAGTGGGTGTGGTGTTGTGCGGTGAAACGGGGAGAGATGAAGGCAAATCAGGCTTTTCACGAGAGATTGAGTTTAACTAACCGTGAACATGAAATCCCCCCCTCTTCACAATATCTAACTGTGTGGTGGACTTATTGCGCCATCGTTACGCTTCCGTGATTTATTGGACACGTTGCGGTCAGCGTCACCTGGTGGtcattttatgaattttatttattttcaccgctagatggctctgCACGTGGTGGAAAAgtagaaacaaaattcttctgcttcttcacGTGTTTACGACAAGACGACAGTTGAAGCAGTTCCCAAGATAATTTTAGACAATTAAGCGGGAAAAATGGCTTCACTCAGAAATGctttcaaaacaaataaagccCACAGGGAAAGACATCAGGTAAGATTCCAATGTAACGCCAAGATTCTGGATTGAATTGAATGTTGAATTTCCCCACAGCCTGAAGCCCGAGCTCACTTGGGTGtcttggagaaaaagaaagactaTCGCGAAAGGGCCAAGTAAGTTTTGGCATTATCTTTACTTTTGTTTGCCTGCTCTGTTAAATGCATTCGTTCCCACAGGGACTTTAACAACAAGAAAGCAGCGTTGAAGGGACTCCACAGACGGGTACTGGACAAGAATCCCGATGAGTTCTACTTTCACATGATCAGGTCCCGCATGGAGGATGGTGAGCACATTGACACACCAAAGGAAGAagaatgcactccagagcaactCAAGTTGATGCAGACTCAGGACCTGAAATACATTTCACACAAACGTCTGGTAGAGTCCAGAAAGATTGACAAGCTTCAGTCCCAGCTTCACCTCATTGAtgcagaaaaatcaaacaatcacGTGTTTTTCGTtgacacaaaagaagaaggtaaAACAACTCAAATCTATTCCAAGTCAAAACGATTTTCAatatgtgtgtttgtttgcagCTAAAAATCTTGACGTCGCCGAGAGACTTCAAACACACCCATCTCTTCTTTCGAGAAAATCCAATCGTCCAAAGCTTGAAGACTTGAAAAAGATGGATCTCAGCAAAATGTTGACCAATGAAACAGCTGAGGTTAAAAATGCTTGTTTTCTTATGCTTGGAATATTTTGATAAATTCTCTTTTGATGATAGAATGTGGCTGAGGAGCGAATGAAATCTTACCGTCAACTCGAGAAGAGAATTGCCCGTGAGAAGCAACTGATGGTTGCCCAGCAGAAAATGGAACTCAAGAAAATGCTTAGAGTATAACAAATTGATTCGACAAAACTGTACGAAATGTAATTTAATCGACCCTTTCATTTATAGGGAAAAAGCGATACGAAGCCAGTTCGAGTAACACCTGGGACAAAGAGCACAGCGCCGATTTACAAGTGGAAAGCTGAACGAAAACGATGAATTCGGGGTACTTTGACACGGTTTTTTAAGGATGTAATTCTGACTGCTCTTTGGCTCTTTGATACAATTCAACCAGGTCCAAAgcatctttgatttttttcttctgctccAACTCCCTCTGACATGCTCCAATCAGGTACTCCACTTCAGTCTGTGGTATGCCAATGTTTTGATGGCTGGTGAAGGAGGAAACCACATCCAGTTCTTCTTCGCTGAGCAGAGCAATAGACCCAGGACTTCGCACAAGCTTTTGCAGGATTTTCACAGGGTTGTAGTTGGAGTTCTCCGTTCCTGAGCAGTCAGTCACGTCAAATGCAGGTATAGGGGGATTCCACTGGTTGTTGGATGGAAGAATCATCAGCTTGGTGTTGTTGTCTAGGAATAATAGGTATTCATCCTCCAAAACTTCTGTCCCGTCTTCTTCCAGTACAATTTGGATATTTTCTGAGCCCAAGTTGAAAAGTGTTCTGGCtaaattgaaggaaaaagttCATTAGACTCGAAACATATCTTAAAACTAACGAATAATACCTTTTTGCATCAACTCTTCCATGCTTCCCGCCACAACACCTTTTTTGATTCTTCGGTCTTGACTGACGAGTTTGAAAGGTTTCTTGTTTGCATCCATGATCAGCTGGCAAAGAGAATTTGGGAGCTGTTAAACCTAATTCTACTGATCTCCAGTTAGAAACAAGAAAGCACTACCGATATTATACCCAAATTGACAGGGCGACTGACAACAGACAAACGAAATTTAAACAAACGTAGCAGACGACAAGTCTGTCTTAGTAATCGATACAACTTTGAATCGATATTTTAAGAAgtgatttgaaattcaattgcaaAATTAAGGCAATGTATTTCTTGctctgtttttttatcgaccaTTTGGCTTTTCCAGGAGAAAAGTAAGTACCAATTCCACGACGGACAGGTGAAGGCCAAGAAAACCACAGGTAAGAAATTGAAGGTCATCACCATCCTCGACCATCATGTGTAAATATAGCCTCTTAATCCGACAAGTACGTATACAGTTACAAAATTGATTGTCACCATCATCTCCCAGCGGTTTTGATTTGATAAAAGAAGTGCCGCTGGTCATCTCCCAGttgtttcaacattttctttattcattcTTCTCCCAGGGTTCATCCGACCGTGCAAATAATAGCTGCTGAGTCCAGTTTTTCAAGTCCAGTTTCATCGCTCTTTTTACAAGAGTAAGAAGTAAGAGATATGGAGGCCTCAagcaaatttcatttcatcacaAGTAAGTCATATTCTATAATTACTACAGTACCTAATAAATCTCACGAGTtccaatttcttatttttttgtcccgGATAGTTGTTATTATTTGGTTGATGACCGAAAGAGCTCTGGCTGCTTCAGTCTCGCCAGTAGCCACCAGCAAGGCTACAACAACCAGCGTCTACCGGAATGAAATGATAGATCGACTGGCCTGTCCGCCGGATAATGGCCAACATGAGCCAGTCAACCGAGTGAATACGTCGCAGCGTCTGGAAATGTTAAGAAAGGCCATGACTTTGTCCAAAGTCGACGCTTACATCGTTACAGGAGACGACGAGCATCAGGTATTCCACTCAGAGTTGCAAACTGGCCCAGTCTGCCCCAACATGTTATGATTGTTTTTGACGATTGATTTGATACTCGATATTTTTTGTGGCTTGTTCCATTAACAGACAGAACTCATTTCTCCCGACAAAGACAGGCGGCAATTTGTCTCCGGCTTTACGGACAGTTCGGGGACAGCTGTCGTGACAGACAAACGAGCCGTTTTATGGACAGACGGCCGCTACTATCTGCAGGCCAATCTGCAACTGGATTGCCAGTGGACCCTCATGCAACCCGGAGACGACAAGGTTTGCcgctttttttatattcaatgtaaattttttttttccccacatCGCCAAACAGAGAATGCAGAGTTAATTTTGTCGATGATTTCGTCTTCATCGTGCGCAGGTAACGGCGATTAGCCATTGGCTAAAGTCCGTCCTGTCACCGGGTGATCGAGTGGCGGCCGATCCGAAATTGGTCAGATTTTCCCATTGGCTCCAATGGCGAAACGATCTAGGTATAAAGTATAGGAAACTCTGCACAGGTGTTGTGCGTCTGTTGGACATCCACTTCTCGTTCGGCAACATCCCAGCAGATTGCCTTAACAATATTACCTTTGTTAAAGTTTTCACCTATTCATGTGAGCTTCTATTAAAACCTTATTTCCCCTTCTGTCTGGGTTTTTCCCCCCacctctctgtctctctctcccggttATGCAGCCGTCAGCGACATTTGGCTGGATGCTTTGCCAACCAATCTTGTCGACGACGTCTGGAACGACGCCAAAATCGAAAGCTCTAATAAACCGacatgcagcagcaacagcagcagcagcgctaaACCAAGACCCGCTTATGTTCACGACGTTGCCTTCGCTGGTATGTGGTTGGCTATATTTATTGTGCACTCTATCTCGGTCATATAATTTATACGTTTaccttataaaaaaaagatagggaGGCCATTGAGTTCGtttgatgttttttaaaaaagtccatcttgttattgaaatgattttctttttatttaaatttttgcagGTCAATTGTGGCAAGACAAAGTGGGTGCGGTGCGGAAGGAGTTGATGACCCAAAAGGTCGACGCGGTGGTTGTGACGACGCTGGACGAGATCGCCTGGTTGCTCAACGTACGTGGCTCCGATGTAGCCAACAGCCCGCTGGTGGAGGGCTACGTCTTTTTATCGCTGGATCGGATTGTGCTCTTTATCCAGCCGGAGAAAGTCACGGGGACGATCCGGGAGCACTTGAACAGCGACCGCTGTCAAGAGGAGCCTATTTGTGTCGAGTGCGTTGGTTTGATTATACAGACAACAGAAACGCGTTGGGCGTTCCGTCTCTTTGCTGATCCCAACTTTGGCTTGTTTggaattcctttttaaaattaacctTTGTTGACAGAGTCAGAGCCTACGAAGCCGTTTTCAAAGACTTGGCTGTTTTGGCACAAAATGTCAGTTCGGTCCTCCTTCCATCAACATACGCCTACAGCGGCGGAGTCAGTTTCGCCATCTACGAAACGGTAAACTCGAATTCAATTTGCCCCTTTTTGGTCGTCTGTTCTTATTGagtaaaaaatgttgtttctcGACAGATACCGGCGGACAAGAGACGGACGTCACCTTCGCCACTGATTTTATTGAAAGCGACGAAAAATGCAGTTGAAGTGGAAGGAATGAGAAACGCCCACCTGAAAGACGCCGTGGCCctttgtgattttatttcacTGCTCCAAGAACAGGTTCCACTCgaattctatttttggttttcttgttttttcttttcctctgatTGAATTGGACATGTCCTTTTAAAGGTGCAAGAGGGCAAGGAGCAATGGGACGAGTTGAAAGTGGTGCACACCTTGGACGAGTATCGCGCCCAGCAGGACTTGAATCGAGGGCCCAGTTTCAGTACGATCGCCGCATTTGGACCCAACGGCGCCGTCATCCACTACAGGCCATCGGTGGAAACCAATCGGGTCATTGACAATTCCTCGTTTTTGCTCATCGACTCTGGTGGCCAATATCTCGGTGCGTCATCCAGTTTGGGCTGTTGCGGCCCGAGATGATGGATTCGTTTTGATATGTGACGTCTTGTATTTCTTGTAGATGGAACGACGGATGTGACTCGAACGTTCCATTTTGGACGAGCCACGCAacgccaaaaagaaatttacactCGAGTCTTGATGGGAGCCATTGATCTGGCCACACTGGTTTTTCCGGACTCGATTGATGACACCCGGATTGACGTTATAGCTCGTCAACACCTATACCAGATCAGACTGGACTATGGGCACGGAACCGGCCACGGAATCGGCTCCTTTCTGAACGTCCACGAAAGTGCGTGTCCTTTTGAATCCAATTTTAATTCCCTTTCATCATCTATTCTTTTAACAGGTCCAATTCAACTGCGAATCAACAGCAAAGAACCGCACAAATTCCAgcccaatttctttttctcggacGGTAATATTTTGCTTTCACCATTGACCCCGCCAAATATTTTCACTTGGTTGTATTTGCAGAACCGGGTTATTACTTGGCCGACGAGTACGGAATCCGATTGGAAACGATCCTGCGCGTCGTCGACCTAAACATGACGGTAtattaaacacacacacgcgatTGCGGTTTTGTTTACCTAAAGATTCGTCTTCGTTTGttacttttgttgtttttcttttcggctGTTGCGTCGGGTGGGTCACTGATGGATGACAACAAATGGCAAAACAACAGGAGGGCGGCGGGAATAGATTCCTTGGCTTCGAGCCTGTGACGATGGTTCCGTTCGAGAGCGACTTGATTCTAGCCGACATGATGACCTCCAAACAAGTGAGTCCCCTCAAAAACGCCCATCATCACCTCTACATAACCCATCATCTTTTTCTGATGTGtacctttctctttttctttcttgcccAGTCAAGCCAAACTAAACAATCGACTGGGGAGAATTGCCATTTTTATCTCGTAATATTTTGTTGGGTTTCCCGTTTTGTTTTCCCGTGTCTAGATGAAGTGGCTGAACGATTACCACCAACTGGTCCGGCAGAATGTCGTCGCCGAGTTgcaacgacgacaacaaccaaACCCGCCAGGGAAAACATCCGCCACTTCCTCCAAAACAAGCGGATGCTTGCCCTGGCTCCTGTCCAAAACTCGTCCGCTACCCCTTTGAGATATTCGCCCCCAGCATCGCATTCGACACGCTTCTTTCTTAGAACTATCTCATTTTTAACCAAGTAACCGAAAATTTCGCTTATAACTTTTACATTCGatccgcttttttttctttgtgctgaAGAAATCCTGACGGATGGAGTCGCTCACATTCCCGACATTCTCCGTTCAAGACAATTGGATACTCCCGAAAATACATCGTCTGaatatttatatttgaaaaagaagaacaagaaaaaattggcTGCAAAAGTCTATACACTCGATGGTCGAGATATCTCAACATATTACAAGAGTTATGGCTGGTGGATGTGTGTGTAACCCCCTGGAGCAGAGGTCGATAAATCCTCCGACCAGTATAAAAACAAGGcttgattcttttttaaaataaggaaaaaagaggCGTATTGAGTATCTCAACATTTTGTAGACATCTGCGAAAGAAGAGTGCTGGTGGAGGGGTGGAGGAAATATATATGCAGATTGGCATCGCAAAAGCtgtacgaaaaaagaaaaacgacaacGCCCCCCTGTAATGCGGTACACGCACGAACGCGCTATATTACCGGAGATTAGAAAATAcgcagaaaatgttttttttattcttcttgttCACAACGATCCACACGGCGACCGCGCCCATTTCGCAGAGCTCTGAATAGTCGAATTTCCCCCTGCCATTGATTGAATGCCCAGAGACAATCGTCCCAATCTAAAGAAGAACACGAAACTTGAACAATCgaatcaagaaacaaaacttgaaaaaattcccccactaaacaaaatttgaaaatagaagaagaagaagaaacaaaaaaactatcTAAATTTAGATGTATTTATTGAGGTATGGAGCGTTGGGAGCCGATGACCGAAATTAGACGGCGGGCGCTGCAGTTTGTTAtataagggagaaaaaaagagggggggggttGGGTGAAGGAAGGAGTGAGAGATGAAGAAACACGCAAAGAGAGAAGCCCTAGTCATGGGAGGGATTGAATACACATGACGAGCCGCTGCTGTTGGTCCCGAAGGCTCAGTGAGGCGCCAGCAGCTcgcacatcatcatcatcatctgccACCAACGTGTTCTCTCTGCTCTTTTGTCAAAAAACGTGTCGAAAAAGTCGTgcgggaaaaaaacagcatttgcattttgtttttctctttcaacgtGTTTCGAGTGGCGTCATCTTTCATGCCTCGTCATTCTTCATCGACAATCGACTGaagacttttcttcttcttcttcaaaaattcaacGCAAAATGTTTCGTGCGCAATTTCTCGTCCTCTTCATCCTCTACGGTAGGACaaaatttacttttaattatttcttcttattcgccTGGACATTACCGGATGTTTgctttagaaaaataattcaaaaaacaaTGGCGCGTAAATCATTTTGACTTCCGATCGCCGCTACTCgcaggattttaaaaaatttctatttttagcgCCACCgctacttttattttcaaaaacattttgtcgtgaggggaaaaaatgtcgaaCCGACAAAATTTCACCGGTGGAGAAATGTTTCTCCCGCGATTAGATGTGTAGCGCGTCATCAGACATTCCCGAAATTTCGAATCAAGGTGGGAAATGATCAAAAATGATATCAACATTTGTTGTAACTTGTAGCTCAACGAGAGACAGTTGGCAGATGGAAATTCTAGACTTTGCAGATCCATCACTCGGCCTTGGGGATGTGTGCTGGTGTTGTCTGAAAAAACTCGTTAGCGAACAGATAGGGAAGTAAcccaaccaaaaataaaagaaaaaaggagtgcACTTTTATAGGTGATGAGTCACTCCGCCAAACCCATGCATCTTGTAAGAATTCCCCagaaaatcttaaaagataaTCGAGTTGATGGTTTTTGGTGTACACCTTGTTACATACACACTGGCAGTCGgcatagttaaaaaaaaaaggtcgacCACACATGCTGAACTAAAGACAACTATTTCCCCATGAAGAATCTCCTCCTTttaaatttgtgtgtgtgtactatgCCGCCAACGTTGGCTTTTAATGTTGATGTCGGCGTGTCACTGGACGCCCCCGTACGGcgcctatttttaaaaagacgcCCAAAAGGCTATTAACGCCACATCAGATTTGATACGGCAGCATCTGGttgagaattttttcttttttaaatagcgACGAAAGGCGTTTGGATGATGGCGGCAagcggtggcggcggtggtggacGCATCACGCCCGATCGACTGGGTTGCCTGGACGGCATCGTCCAGGAGCAGCAGCCCATCAACCGCGTCAATACGACGCTGCGGCTGCAGCAGCTGCGGGTCGCCATGTCGGCCACCAAATTGGTCAGAGGAGCCCCGCTCAAGGCCTACATCATCACCAGTGACGACGAGCAtcaggtaaataaaaatgatttgcAAAATCCATTCAATTGATTAACTGTATACGCGGGATGATAATTTATGCCTAATCAAAGGCTGACGGGCCTGAGGGAATCCGTTATGATGGAATAATAATGTCAGCCGTATTTTGTAATTCAAAACACCCATATTTTGAACCCATCATACAGCCCTGGGGGGAGTTTCCTTGTCATCGTAACGAGGAATCTTTGTGAGTTGTTGGTTGAGCATCTCAAGATGTTTGGGTTGGACACGTTTCAAACTTTCCCGCTCAAAACTGATGGCTGTTTCAGGAATGTCAGACAAAATTTGACACGATTCATGTTCTCATGTTTACctttttgatgttgttgttgtttgtgcaGACTGAAATGGTTTCCCCGAGCGACAGGAGACGCCAGTACGTGACGGGTTTCACGGGAAGCGCCGGAACGGCGGTCGTGACGCTCAACTCGGCCGCTCTCTGGGTGGACGGCCGCTATCACCTGCAGGCCGACCAGCAACTCGACTGCCAATGGATCATCATGAAATCCGGTCAGGAACAAGTGCCCAGCATCAGCGAGTGGCTCAAATCGGTTCTCTCTTCCGGCGACCGTGTCGGAGCCGATCCCAAATTAGTcagcgccgaccagtggcttGAATGGCGCTCTGAACTCGGtaactttttcaaattcaatcaacTCATCTTTAATTCAGAATAcgtctaattttgttttctttctgattttaGCCGAAAGCGGAATCAAACTGGATGCGATTCAGGCCAATTTGGTCGACTCGATTTGGAACGAGGACAACGGAAGACCCAAACCCAATCCTCGTCCCGCCTTTATTCACGACATTGTTCACGCaggtttttaaaatcttttttaaaaaacctttttaaaaaataaaaactgtgaAATGAATAGAAATGTTTTGGTTTGGGTGGCACAGGCCAGTCGTGGCAGGAGAAGGTGGGCGTGGTGCGAAACGAGTTGAAGGAGCTCGGCCTTGACGGAATTGTCGTGACGGCCCTGGACGAAATCGCTTGGCTGCTGAATCTGCGCGGGGCCGACGTGCCGTACAGTCCGCTGGTCAAGAGCTACGCCTACGTGTCCCTGCATCAAGTCGTCCTCTTCGTCGAGCCGCTCAAATTGAAAGTGGCGCCCATCAGGGAGCACCTGGACAGCGATCGCTGTCCCCGGGAGCAGTCCGTTGACCTTTGCGTCGAGTAAGTTGCGcgcaatttcttttattttcattccttCCATcggcgctttttttttaaaaacgtcGGATGGAACGAGGGTGTGTCGAAAGCCTCTGGCCATCGTCCCTGATAAGGCGACGCTGCTGTTATTTACGGGcctgtgaagaagaagagagagagagggggggggaatgaCATATAAGGTAACGCTCATCATTCATCACAAACGTCACGACGGGGCCGCTAATGACTGTGAAAGTCTCGGCAGAGATTCCTTTTTGTCGATAGCACACGCGGCATAGCCAACAATCCATTtagcctttttctctttttattttatttttattttatttttcgttggttgagcggatggaaaaaaaaaaagatgcgcgGTTATTGATTTATATGCACGGCGGCCGCATAGGCTGCGGGCCACGCCCTTCACGCCGgaagattttttgttgtggttgttggttGTGATGTTGCGGGACTTGTGTTCAAGCGAAACACTCTCGCTTTGTTTTCGGTGATGGAcaacaatgaaaaataatgatgGGGAGGTGCCCCTGTATCTAATCACTCGTCCCATTTAcggattttgaaaaagccatcaatatttattcgtttttattgttattactttggtgtgtgtgtgaatggaTTCCATCGGTGGAACTTAAA
This sequence is a window from Daphnia pulicaria isolate SC F1-1A chromosome 7, SC_F0-13Bv2, whole genome shotgun sequence. Protein-coding genes within it:
- the LOC124349491 gene encoding xaa-Pro aminopeptidase 1-like isoform X3: MEASSKFHFITIVIIWLMTERALAASVSPVATSKATTTSVYRNEMIDRLACPPDNGQHEPVNRVNTSQRLEMLRKAMTLSKVDAYIVTGDDEHQTELISPDKDRRQFVSGFTDSSGTAVVTDKRAVLWTDGRYYLQANLQLDCQWTLMQPGDDKVTAISHWLKSVLSPGDRVAADPKLVRFSHWLQWRNDLAVSDIWLDALPTNLVDDVWNDAKIESSNKPTCSSNSSSSAKPRPAYVHDVAFAGQLWQDKVGAVRKELMTQKVDAVVVTTLDEIAWLLNVRGSDVANSPLVEGYVFLSLDRIVLFIQPEKVTGTIREHLNSDRCQEEPICVEVRAYEAVFKDLAVLAQNVSSVLLPSTYAYSGGVSFAIYETIPADKRRTSPSPLILLKATKNAVEVEGMRNAHLKDAVALCDFISLLQEQVQEGKEQWDELKVVHTLDEYRAQQDLNRGPSFSTIAAFGPNGAVIHYRPSVETNRVIDNSSFLLIDSGGQYLDGTTDVTRTFHFGRATQRQKEIYTRVLMGAIDLATLVFPDSIDDTRIDVIARQHLYQIRLDYGHGTGHGIGSFLNVHESPIQLRINSKEPHKFQPNFFFSDEPGYYLADEYGIRLETILRVVDLNMTEGGGNRFLGFEPVTMVPFESDLILADMMTSKQMKWLNDYHQLVRQNVVAELQRRQQPNPPGKTSATSSKTSGCLPWLLSKTRPLPL
- the LOC124350054 gene encoding DNA fragmentation factor subunit alpha-like; this translates as MDANKKPFKLVSQDRRIKKGVVAGSMEELMQKARTLFNLGSENIQIVLEEDGTEVLEDEYLLFLDNNTKLMILPSNNQWNPPIPAFDVTDCSGTENSNYNPVKILQKLVRSPGSIALLSEEELDVVSSFTSHQNIGIPQTEVEYLIGACQRELEQKKKIKDALDLVELYQRAKEQSELHP
- the LOC124349949 gene encoding probable U3 small nucleolar RNA-associated protein 11 — protein: MASLRNAFKTNKAHRERHQPEARAHLGVLEKKKDYRERAKDFNNKKAALKGLHRRVLDKNPDEFYFHMIRSRMEDGEHIDTPKEEECTPEQLKLMQTQDLKYISHKRLVESRKIDKLQSQLHLIDAEKSNNHVFFVDTKEEAKNLDVAERLQTHPSLLSRKSNRPKLEDLKKMDLSKMLTNETAENVAEERMKSYRQLEKRIAREKQLMVAQQKMELKKMLRGKSDTKPVRVTPGTKSTAPIYKWKAERKR
- the LOC124349491 gene encoding xaa-Pro aminopeptidase 1-like isoform X1; this translates as MEASSKFHFITIVIIWLMTERALAASVSPVATSKATTTSVYRNEMIDRLACPPDNGQHEPVNRVNTSQRLEMLRKAMTLSKVDAYIVTGDDEHQTELISPDKDRRQFVSGFTDSSGTAVVTDKRAVLWTDGRYYLQANLQLDCQWTLMQPGDDKVTAISHWLKSVLSPGDRVAADPKLVRFSHWLQWRNDLAVSDIWLDALPTNLVDDVWNDAKIESSNKPTCSSNSSSSAKPRPAYVHDVAFAGQLWQDKVGAVRKELMTQKVDAVVVTTLDEIAWLLNVRGSDVANSPLVEGYVFLSLDRIVLFIQPEKVTGTIREHLNSDRCQEEPICVEVRAYEAVFKDLAVLAQNVSSVLLPSTYAYSGGVSFAIYETIPADKRRTSPSPLILLKATKNAVEVEGMRNAHLKDAVALCDFISLLQEQVQEGKEQWDELKVVHTLDEYRAQQDLNRGPSFSTIAAFGPNGAVIHYRPSVETNRVIDNSSFLLIDSGGQYLDGTTDVTRTFHFGRATQLQKEIYTRVLMGAIDLATLVFPDSIDDTRIDVIARQHLYSAGLDYLHGTGHGIGSFLNVHESPIQIRIYGKVGHHFEENYFFSDEPGFYQENEYGIRLESILRVIRKTFEHERDSRYLGFEVVSLVPFDPYLIVPELMTHKQLHWLNHYQAMVRIKVGEELKRQNRMRAFYWLMSKTRHITEPCHRSRSGATGSIISTSSLTFQFIATVLVSVQLLAVAPLMS